Proteins from a genomic interval of Physeter macrocephalus isolate SW-GA chromosome 21, ASM283717v5, whole genome shotgun sequence:
- the LOC102996688 gene encoding LOW QUALITY PROTEIN: transcription elongation factor A protein-like 3 (The sequence of the model RefSeq protein was modified relative to this genomic sequence to represent the inferred CDS: deleted 1 base in 1 codon) produces MLSENLSCARSACLFPALCKARKGGGTCPESLQDRKTRGHLNMEKLCNENEGKLESEGKPENEVEPENQGKSDEEEKQEVEGKSEHEGELQNEGRPEEDGQPEDEGKREKQGKSEAEGKPHGEGKRESQAKPESQPRAAEKCPAEDYVPRKAKRKTVRGTDDSPKDYQDNLQERHLGSEEMMRECADMSRAQEELRKRQKIGDFHWMQRDVQDPFTQGPNGVPGE; encoded by the exons ATGCTGAGCGAGAACCTGAGTTGCGCCAG GTCTGCATGTCTGTTCCCAGCACTCTGCAAGGCTAGAAAAGGAGGAGGAACCTGTCCAGAATCCCTGCAG GACAGGAAAACGAGGGGACATCTCAACATGGAAAAACTCtgcaatgaaaatgaaggaaagctgGAAAGCGAAGGAAAGCCAGAAAATGAAGTGGAGCCTGAAAATCAAGGAAAGTCagatgaggaagaaaagcaagaagtGGAGGGGAAGTCAGAACACGAGGGAGAGCTCCAGAATGAGGGACGGCCAGAAGAGGACGGACAGCCAGAAGATGAGGGGAAGCGAGAAAAGCAGGGCAAGTCTGAAGCTGAGGGAAAACCACACGGTGAAGGCAAGCGGGAATCCCAGGCAAAGCCAGAGAGTCAGCCGCGGGCTGCTGAAAAGTGCCCTGCTGAAGACTATGTACCCcggaaagcaaaaagaaaaacggTCAGGGGGACGGACGATTCCCCCAAGGACTATCAGGACAACTTACAGGAAAGGCATCTGGGCAGTGAAGAGATGATGAGAGAATGTGCAGATATGTCGAGGGCTCAGGAAGAGctaaggaaaagacagaaaataggtgACTTTCATTGGATGCAAAGAGATGTACAGGATCCATTCACC CAAGGGCCCAACGGGGTGCCAGGGGAATGA